The following is a genomic window from Mycolicibacterium sp. TY81.
GCCGTGCCCACAGATGACCCATGCCCCGGTTTCGTCGAAGATCGGCGAAACCGGGACCCGTCGCAGCTGCCCGGTCTTGCGGCCGAGGGTTTCCAATTCGCTTACCTGCGTTGGGCGGACGGCGCCGAGTCGAGCCAGACCCCGCACCGTCGGATTGAGCAGGTAACGCCCGACCGCGCGGAACACCCGGAACTGTCGTTGTTCGGCGCGGGTATGCGCTGTTCCCACGAAGCTTCCTCCTTGCCGGCCATGGCATTGGCCCGATACGCTGAATATACCGATCGGTCTACTTGCCGGCAAGGGTTTCACAAGCCCGGCATGAACTCGGCAAGCGCCAGGATGCTGAGTACTACCAACGCGAGACCGATCAGCCCGCCCGCGGGAATCATGATGCTGCACACCATGATCCAGACAGCGATCCGCGGCCATTCGAAAGGCTGGTTGCCGACGACACCACCGAGCCGGGTCCGCAGCAGGTGGTA
Proteins encoded in this region:
- a CDS encoding nitroreductase family deazaflavin-dependent oxidoreductase is translated as MGTAHTRAEQRQFRVFRAVGRYLLNPTVRGLARLGAVRPTQVSELETLGRKTGQLRRVPVSPIFDETGAWVICGHGTLSGWGANIEANPNVRIQQGDRWRSGIATFVPDDDVHARARRSGAAGPKIASYGTAPVSVRIEFTD